The segment CCCACCATCCTGCCCCCGCCTTGCTGAAAAACAAGATCAAAGTTGCCTGAAGGGGCACTATACGTATACCTGTTCAAACTCAGTGGCTCATTCTCAAACCCCTCAAAGCTATCTCGCGTCAAAAACCTTCCTGTCTCCGGGTTGTAGTAACGGCTCTGCAGGTAATACAGCCCCGTGACTTCATCATACAGGTACCCCGCATATCGATACGGATTCTCCACCGTCCCTGTTTCTTTCAGCAGATTCCCGAAGGCATCGTACTCATACGATGCCACAACCGCTCCAGTGGAGTCGGTGAGGGCGGTTACATCCCCCCCGGTAGTTGGTCTGGTAATAGTACGTCTTCCCGCCTCGGGTCATGCTGACCGGATCGTTGTTGGCCCCGTAGGTATAGCTGTCATTTGTAACAACATGAATAACCTTCTTCAATGAACTCTTCGATAGTAAAACTCTTCAATCGACTTTTTATCTTATCAAACGTTAATAACTCACTTTTGTGGAAAAGTGCA is part of the Kroppenstedtia eburnea genome and harbors:
- a CDS encoding RHS repeat-associated core domain-containing protein; this encodes MASYEYDAFGNLLKETGTVENPYRYAGYLYDEVTGLYYLQSRYYNPETGRFLTRDSFEGFENEPLSLNRYTYSAPSGNFDLVFQQGGGRMVGRLRSLAKSAKALRLPTIQANL